A window of Streptomyces sp. NBC_01142 genomic DNA:
CGAGAGGCTGATGCGACGACGCTCGAGGTCGATGTCGATGACCTTGACGAAGATCTCGTCGTTGACCTGGACGACCTGCTCCGGGATCTCCACGTGGCGCTCGGCCAGCTCGGAGATGTGGACCAGGCCCTCGATGCCCTCGTCGACGCGCACGAACGCACCGAACGGAACGAGCTTGGTGACCTTACCGGGAACAACCTGCCCGATCTGGTGCGTGCGGGCGAACTGCTGCCACGGGTCTTCCTGCGTCGCCTTGAGCGACAGGGAGACACGCTCGCGGTCCATGTCGACGTCGAGGACCTCGACGGTGACTTCCTGGCCGACCTCGACAACCTCGGAGGGGTGGTCGATGTGCTTCCAGGAGAGCTCGGAGACGTGGACGAGACCGTCGACGCCACCCAGGTCCACGAAGGCACCGAAGTTGACGATCGAGGAGACGACGCCGGAGCGGACCTGACCCTTCTGCAGGGTGGTGAGGAACGTCTGGCGAACCTCGGACTGGGTCTGCTCGAGCCAGGCGCGGCGGGACAGGACCACGTTGTTGCGGTTCTTGTCCAGCTCGATGATCTTCGCCTCGAGCTCCTTGCCCACGTAGGGCTGGAGGTCGCGGACACGGCGCATCTCGACGAGAGATGCCGGCAGGAAGCCACGGAGGCCGATGTCGAGGATGAGACCACCCTTGACCACCTCGATGACGGTGCCGGTGACGATGCCGTCCTCTTCCTTGATCTTCTCGATGGTGCCCCAGGCACGCTCGTACTGAGCGCGCTTCTTCGAGAGGATCAGGCGGCCTTCCTTGTCCTCCTTCTGGAGGACCAGGGCCTCGATCTCGTCGCCGACCTTGACGACCTCGTTCGGGTCGACGTCGTGCTTGATCGAGAGCTCGCGGCTCGGGATGACACCTTCGGTCTTGTAACCGATGTCGAGCAGGACCTCGTCCCGGTCGACCTTCACGATGACGCCGTCGACGATGTCGCCGTCGTTGAAGTACTTGATCGTCTCGTCGATCGCGGCGAGGAAGGCTTCCTCGTTACCGATGTCGTTGACCGCTACCTGCGGAGTGGTGGCGGTGGTCTCGGTGCTGCTCGTCATGTGGGAAAGGGCTCCGGTACGGACAGTGAGTCGTAGGTACTGCTACGCCGAGAACCCGTATCGCAGCTGCAGAAGACCGGACAGCCTAGGAAGCACCTGCCCAGTGTGGACCCGGGGGCGCCTCGTGAACCGAGGGGACATACATACAGATGCGAGCGCGACCTGCTCTGTCTGAGGCGCGCAGGCCCGCAGCGCAACTTGTAGCATACGGGGGCAGCCGGACAGGGTCAATGCGCGAAGGCGCACACCCGGGGCGGAACGCTCCATACCCGGCACAACTAATGTTTGCCGAGGCCAGGATGGCCGCCTCCGGCCGCCATCGGCGCGCTGAACGCAAACTACAACGACGGTGACGATGAGCCAAGATTTCGAACCGGAAGCCACTCGCCGTGACGCCGGCGATCCGGAGAGCAGCCGGGCAAGCCGCGGCTGGTGGGACCGGAACGCCGACGAGTACCAGACCGATCATGGCCAGTTCCTCGGCGACGACCGTTTCGTATGGGGGCCGGAGGGCCTCGACGAGGCGGAGGCCGGACTGCTGGGGCCGGCCGGATCTCTGAAGGGGCTCGACGTCCTGGAGATCGGCGCGGGCGCGGCGCAGTGCGCGCGCTGGCTGGCCGCACAGGGTGCGCGCCCGGTGGCCCTGGACCTCTCCCACCGGCAGCTGCAGCACGCGCTGCGGATCGGCGACGGTGCCGGCCGCGTACCGCTGGTGGAGGCGGACGCGGGGGCGCTGCCGTTCCTCGACGGCTCCTTCGATCTCGCGTGCTCGGCGTACGGGGCGGTGCCCTTCGTCGCGGACCCGGTGAAGGTGTTCCGGGAGGTACGGCGGGTGCTGCGGCCCGGTGGGCGGTGGGTCTTCTCCGTCACGCACCCGATTCGCTGGGCGTTCCCCGACGAGCCGGGGCCCGAGGGGCTCTCGGTGGCCGCCTCGTACTTCGACCGCACTCCTTACGTCGAGCAGGACGAGCGGGGGCAGGCGGTCTACGTCGAACACCACAGGACGCTCGGCGACCGCGTACGGGACGTGGTGGCGGGGGGCTTCCGGCTGGTGGACCTGGTCGAGCCGGAGTGGCCGGCCTGGAACAGCCAGGAGTGGGGAGGCTGGTCCCCGCTGCGCGGCGGTCTGATCCCGGGCACGGCGATCTTCGTCTGCGAACGGGACTGAGCGCCGGAAGCACCGGGGCCCGGGGCACGCATCACACACGTTCCGCCGTCGCGGCCGTCGTCGGCGATGGTCGTCCGGGCAGCGTCTCTTGGGAGACTGGGGCGGTGATCCGCGAAGATGTCCTCGGCAGCCTGCCCGTTCATACGGCCGTGCCCGCGCTGACGCGTGCGCTCGACACGCACGGGTGCGCGGTGCTGTGCGCGCCGCCCGGGACCGGCAAGACCACCCTCGTACCGCTGGTCCTCGCGGGCCTGGTGGGCGGCGGGCCCGCACGGCGCGTGGTGGTGGCCGAGCCCCGGCGGATCGCGGCGCGGGCCGCGGCCCGTCGGATGGCGTGGCTGCTCGGCGAGAAGGCCGGGGGCAGGGTCGGCTTCACCGTACGCGGGGAACGCGTGGTCGGGCGCGGGACGGTGGTGGAGGTGGTGACCACCGGTGTGCTGCTTCAGCGGCTGCAGCGCGACCAGGAACTGTCCGGGGTCGATGTGGTGATTCTCGACGAGTGCCACGAGCGGCATCTGGACGCGGACACGGTGGCCGCCTTTCTGCTGGATGTACGGGCCGCGCTGCGGCCGGAGCTGCGGCTGGTGGCGGCCTCGGCGACCACCGACGCGCAGGGCTGGGCACGGCTTCTCGGAGATGCGCCGGTGGTGGAGGCGGCGGGCGTCGCGCATCCCGTGGAGGTGGTGTGGGCCCCGCCCGCGAGGCCGGTGCGGCCGCCGCACGGGATGCGGGTCGACCCGGCGCTGCTGACGCATGTGGCCTCGGTGGTGCGCCGGGCGCTGGCCGAGCGCGCGGGTGACGTGCTGTGTTTCCTGCCCGGGGTCGGCGAGATCGGCCGGGTGGCGGGCCAGTTGGGGGACGTGGGCACGGAAGTCCTCCAGGTCCACGGACGGGCGCCGGCGGCGGTGCAGGACGCGGTACTGGCGGGCTCCTCGGGAGTACGGCGGGTGGTGCTGGCCACGTCGGTCGCGGAGTCGAGCCTGACGGTGCCGGGCGTGCGGGTCGTCGTGGACGCGGGCCTCGCACGCGAGCCGCGCACCGATCACGCGCGCGGCCTGAGCGCGCTGACCACGGTGCGGGCCTCGCAGGCGGCGGCGCGCCAGCGGGCCGGGCGGGCGGGCCGTGAGGCGCCCGGCGCGGTGTACCGCTGCTGGGCCGAGGCGGAGGACAGCCGGCTGCCGCGGTTCCCCTCCCCCGAGATCAAGGTCGCGGACCTGGCGGCGTTCGCACTTCAGGCGGCGTGCTGGGGCGACCCGGCCGCCTCGGGCCTGGCACTCCTCGATGCGCCCCCGGCGGGCGCGCTGGCCGCGGCACGCTCGGTGCTGACGGCGATCGGCGCGGTGGACGCGACAGGCCGGGCCACCGAACGGGGCGTACGGATGTCAAGGCTGGGCCTGCACCCCCGGCTGGCGCGGGCGCTGCTCGACGGCGCGCGGGAGGTGGGTGCGCGCCGGGCGGCCGAGGTGGTGGCCCTGCTCAGCGAGGAGCCGCCGCGGGAGTACGGCGACGACCTTGCCGCTGCCTGGCGCACGGCCCGGCGGGGCGGTGACGGGTATGCGGCGCGCTGGAGGACGGAGGCGGGCCGCCTGGAGTCGCAGCTGTCCGCTGCTCCCCGTCCCCCTTCCCGGTCGCAGCTGTCCGCTGCTCCCCGTCCCGCTTCCCGTCACCGGGACTCCGCCCCGGCACCCGCGCCTCGAACGCCGGCGAGGCCGGAGTTTCCCCGGGCCTCCGGACAGGAGCGCGCCGGCGACGACACCGTCGCCGGGCTCGTCACCGCTCTCGCGTTTCCCGAGCGGGTGGCAAGGGCCCGTGGCGAAGGGGCCTTCCTCATGGCCTCGGGGACCGGGGCCGAACTGACCGGTGGGTCGGGGCTCCGGAGTGCGCAGTGGCTCGCCGTCGCCGTGGCCGACCGGCCCGCGCAGGCGGCCTCCGCGCGGGTGCGGCTCGCCGCCGTCGTCGACGAGGAGACCGCGCGCGCCGCCGCCGCGCATCTGCTCGTCGCCGGCGAGGAGGTCCACTGGGAGGACGGCGATGTCGTCGCCCGCCGCGTGGAGCGGCTGGGGGCCGTCGAGCTCTCCGTACGTGTGCTGAAGGACCCGGACGCCGCTCTCGTACGGGACGCCCTGCTGGAGGGGCTCCGGCGCGAGGGGCTCGGACTGCTGCGCTGGACCCGTGAGGCGGAGGGGCTGCGTGAGCGGCTCGCGTTCCTGCACCGGGCGGTGGGCGCGCCCTGGCCCGACGTGTCGGACGCCGCACTGCTGGACCGTACCGAACAGTGGCTGGAGCCGGAGCTGTCCAGGGCCCGGCGGCGGTCCGACCTCGGGCGTATACAGGCCGGTCAGGCCCTGCAACGTCTGTTGCCCTGGGCGACGGGCGACGCGGCCCGGCTGGACCAGCTGGCGCCGGAGCGGATCGAGGTGCCGAGCGGATCGCGGGTCCGGGTGGAGTACGGCGGCGAGCAGCCCGTACTGGCGGTGAAGCTCCAGGAGTTGTTCGGTCTGCGCGAGACGCCCACGGTCTCGGGGGTGCCGGTGCTGGTGCATCTGCTCTCGCCCGCCGGGCGGCCCGCCGCGGTCACGGCCGACCTTGCGTCCTTCTGGAAGGACGGGTACCGGTCCGTACGGGCGGAGTTGCGCGGCCGGTACCCCAGGCACCCCTGGCCGGAGGACCCTTCGACGGCCGAGCCCACCCGCCGCACGAACACCCGCCGCTGAGCCACGCCCGCCGGAGCGTCAGGCTTCCAGCAGCCTCCAGAAGTCGGTGGCCTCGGGGAAGGGTTCGTCCTTGGGGTAGCGGCCGATCCACACCACCGCCTGCTCGAAGACGCTGAACGAGACGAAGTCGGAGCACTGGCCGACGATCAGGGCGTTGTCGCCGCACCGCCAGGCGGTGTAGTTCCACGGCGGGCAGCCCTCGTCGTCGTCCCGGATCCGCGCCGACACCTCCGGTTCGCCGCATTGCGCGGTGAAGAGCTCCGCGGCCGTGCGCCAGGTGGTGTCGAAGGCCGCCCGTCCCGCATCCTGGTCGAAGACCCAGCGGTCGTCCTCCGCGTAGAAGCGCCTGATCCAGGTGAGGTTGGTCTTGTACCCGTCCCGTTCATCGCGGACGTCGTGCTCGTCCTGCTCGTAGAGGTACGCGAACGACAGCAGGCAGGACACCTCGTCCTGACCCGGCGTGCCGAAGCACTCCGGGTGGACGGGGTGCCCGCCCGGCGTCATGTAGGCGTTCATCATCGAGCCGTCCGCCATCCAGCCGAAAGACTCGGCCGCGGCGGCGGTGACGGAACCGTCGGTCCAGGTCAGCCTCGCCAGTTCGGCCAGTTGGCCGGCGAGCGGGGCATCGAGCGGTCGCAGGAGAAGTGCCATGCCACCACCGTAGGGTCAGGCACTGACAGTCTCCGCCTCGCGACCGTAGGGTCACGCACTGACGGTCTCCGCCTCGCGCTCCGCGGCCGGCGCCCTGGGACGGCGGCCGCGTGCCTCCAGGACCAGGGCCAGAGCCAGCAGCCCGCCTCCGAGGGCCAGGAAACCCCACGGCAGGTAGGACGTCATCAACAGCACCAGCTGCCGCTGGGACGTGACCAGTTCGACGGTCGAGTCGACGTAGTCCGGCCGCATCTTCACATGCCCCGCGAACGCGGTGACCTTGTCCCGGCCGCCCAGCAGCGTGCCGCCGCGCAGCTCCTCCTTGTGGATCTCCTCGCCGTTGACCGGCGCGCCGGTGACGGGGTCGACCCAGAACATCCGCTTGGTCGTGTACCAGCGCGTGGTGCCGGTCTGCTTCTCCAGCGTGGTGGCGTCGACGCCGGGGATGGGCATCTTCTTCGGGTAGGGCACCTTGGTCCACGGGATGGTCTGCTCGAAGTAGTAGACCTCGAGCCCACGGAAGTTCTGTGTCCCCTTGTAGTGGATGGGCGCGGACGTACGGGCCTGGGCGTCGAAGTACTCGTACGCCCGCTTCTCGGTGAGGAACGGCCACTTGAACTCGATGCCCTCACGCCGGACCGGGTCGCCGTCGACCATCTCCCCGGTCGCGTGCACCGGCGCCTGGCTGTGGGCGTCGAAGATGTAGCGCTCGGGGATCTGGGAGACCATCTTGCCGTCGGGGCCCTGGACGTAGGAGAGCGAGTCCCAGACGACGACGTCGCGGCCGGCACTGCGCTCGATCTTCTCGGACTCCTCCACATTGCCCTTGAGGGTCTGCACGATGGTGACCTTCTCGACCTCCTTCGCCTGCAGGGTGCCGTAGTCGAGGAGGGTCGCGGGCTTCGCCTCCAGCACCATCTCCTGGTACTGGCCGGGCGGGATCTTCGCGAGCCGCGGAAAGGCGTACCAGCGCAGCAGCGGTGACAGCGCGGTGAAGAAGACGGCGAGGGCAAGGAGTACGAGGCTCGCTCTACGGCGCATGCTCCGGCCCTCCTACTTCTTGGGGCCGGGGACGGTGGTCAGCAGCGGCTCGGGCGAGGTCTCGCCAGGAGGTGCGCCGATCGCCGTGATGGTGAGGACGAGTGCGAGGGCAGTGGCCAGCCCGATGGCGGCGGCGACGAGGGCGCGCATGCTCGGCCTCCCGGGAAGCTCGGATCCGATCGGGATCTGATACGGCGTCAGGGCTGGGGCACCGTAGCAATGGAGCCGCGAGATGAGAACAGGTGGAGATGAGAACACGTTGCACCGCCGGCACATGGCGCCGCCCCTCTGCCCGGTTGCGGCAGAGGGGCGGTGCGGGAGTAAGGAGAGCCGTGCGCCGGTCAGGCTGCTCTACCTTCTTGATCGGGTTGGTCCTCCCATTCGTAGGGTGAGGACACCCAGGGGTGTCGGGTGTGGCTATCAGGCTGCTGCCGACGGTGGCTTCCCTCGCTTCGCCGCCCGGCGCCCCACGACGACTCGGCCGCCGATTAGGAAGTGCGAACAAGTCGCTGAGTAGAGCAATGCCGGCGAGGTCGTCCGTGGTACGAACCGTACGAATACGCATGGCAGGAGCGCGATGAGCCGGATATGGGTGGGCATCGACAGCGGCAAGGGCCATCATCACGGCCTTGCGATGGACGCCGACAGCAAGACATTGCTCTCGCGGCGGGTCGCCAACGACGAGCCCGAGCTGCTGAAGCTGATCGGTGACGTCCTCGACCTGGCCGACGGCCGTCAGGTCACCTGGGCCATCGACATGACCGGGGGCGAGCCCGCGCTGCTGCTGGCCCTGCTGGTCAGCCACGGCCAGGAGGTCCTCTACATCCCCGGCCGCCTGGTCAACCGGGCCTCCGACGGCTACCGCGGTGAGGGCAAGACCGATGCCCGCGACGCCTACGTGATCGCCGACCAGGCCAGGATGCGCCGCGACCTGCGGCCCATCCGCCCCGGCGACGAAGCCGCCATCGAGCTCAAGCTGCTGACTGGACGCCGTGCCGACCTTGTCGAGGACCGCACCCGCGTGGTCAACCGCCTTCGCGGCACCCTGATGAGCATGTTCCCGGCCCTGGAACGGGCCCTGGACGTGACCAACGCCGGACCGCTCAAGCTGCTGACGGGCTACCAGACCCCGGCCGCGATCCGCCGCACCGGCACCTCGCGGCTGACCAAGTGGCTGGCCAACCGCAAGGTCCGTAACGCGAGGGCCCTGGCCGAGGCGGCGGTCGGGGCCGCCGAGCGCCAGCACACCTCGATCCCAGGGGAGAAGACCATCGCCAGGCTGGTCCACACCCTGGCCGAGGAGGTGATGACCCTCAACGAGCAGATCTCCGAGATGGACAAGCTCATCGAGGGCCGGTTTCGCGAGCACGAACTCGCCGACATAGTCCAAAGTGTTCCGGGCATCGGCACCGTGCTCGGTGCGGAGTTCCTCGCCGCCATCGGCGGCAGCCTCGACGAGTTCGACTCCCCGGACGCCCTGGCGGCCTTCGCCGGTGTCGCTCCCGCGCCGCGTGACTCGGGCAAGGTCAGCGGCAATCTCCACCGGCCCATGGCATACCACCGGCGATTGCAGCGGGTGTTCTACACCTCCGCGCTGGTCAGCATCCGATGCGATCCCAACTCCCGGAAGTTCTACGACCGCAAACGCGCCGAGGGGAAGAAACACGTCCAGGCCGTGCTCGCCCTCGCCCGCCGACGCGTCAACGTCCTATGGGCCCTGATCCGCGACCGACGGTGCTACCAGGTCGCACCCCCAGTGACACCGGCTGCTTGACAACAACATTAGGAAGCGGGGGCGGCGACCTTGAGCTCGATGGTGACGGTGGCGCCGCCCTCGGTGGTGAGGCGGAGCAGGAAGGTGCCCTCCGCGTCGTCCGCGAAGATCTTCGGGAGCTTCAGGACTCCGTCGGCGTCGGTCTTCAACCCGGTGAGCGTGCGGACCGGCTTGCCCTCGGCATCCTTGAAGTACGGACCCTTGTCGTTCGTGTCCGGCTTCTCGGGCGAGGTGATCATGGTCGCGGTGACTGCCACGCCGGGGGCGACGGCGTCCTTGTAGGTGGCCTTCACCTCGACGTCGTCCGCGAACTCGGCGCCCGGGGCGGCGGTGAGGGCCTTGTCGCCGGTCCTCGCGACCGCGTCGGCCGCACGGGCGGTGACGGTGGCGGCGAAGTCGACGGGGAGCAGCTTGCGGCTCGTCACCGTGGCCCGGACCGTGAAGCGGCCGGTCTTCTCGCCCGCCTGCAGGGCAGGCGCCTCGACTGTGCCGTCGGCACCGGTGGCCAGGATGACGCTCGTCTTCCCGCCGGTGAAGCGGGCATCCGTGTCGCCGACGATCTCGAACCGTACGAGCTGCTTCGGGACGGACTTGCCTGCGGCGTTCTTCACCCGGACCGTGGCCCGCTCCGTGAACGGGCGGCCGGCCATGGCCGCCAGTTCCCCGGTCCCCGCGTCCTCGATGCGGGTGACGGGAGACGGGGCCGGCGTCGGTACAGGTGTGGGCTTCGTCGGGGGCGGCGTTCCGCCAGGGCCGTCACCGGGCTCGGACGGGCCGGGGGTCGGCTTCGAGCCGGGGCTGCCGGAGCCGCCGGGCGTGGGTTCCGGCTTCGGCTTCGGCTTCGGCGTGGGCGTGGGAATGGGCGTCGGCGTGGGCGTGGGGCGCGAGCTGTCGGGTCCGTTGCCGACCGGCAGCACGCCGGAGCCGTCCGGGACCTCGTGGGTGCCGCGCTTGTAGTAGTCGAACCAGGACAGAACCGTACGCAGATACTCCTGCGAGTGGTTGTAGCCGAGGATGGCGCGGTCGAGGTCGCCCTTGACCGCCAGGTCCCGGCCGTCGGCGCAGAGATAGAGGCCGGCGGCGAGCGCGGCGTCGTGGATGTTGTTGGGGTCCTTGCGTCCGTCCTCGTTGGCGTCCTGGCCCCACCGGGCCCAGGTCGACGGGATGAACTGCATCGGGCCGACCGCACGGTCGTGCGTCGAGTCGCCGTCGTAGGCACCCTTGTCGGTGTCCGAGATGTTCGCGAAGCCGACACCGTTGAGGACGGGTCCCAGGATCGGCGAGAGCGTGGTGCCGTTGGCGTCGACGCGGCCGCCGCGCGCCTGCCCGGACTCCACCTTGCCGATCGCCGCGAGCAGTTGCCACGGCACATGGCAGCCGGGGTCGGTACCCGCGATCGACTGCTGGGCCTGCTTGTACGCCGCGAGGACGGTAGCTGGAATGCCCGCTTCCGTCGTCCCGGTCGCGGGGAGGTCTATGGACGCGCCCGGTTTGTCGGGCGTGTGCAGCGGCGGAAGGTCCGTGTAGTACGGGGAGTTGCCGGTGACCGGAGTGCCGGGCGGTGGAGTTGCATCGGCCGCTTCCCGGCTGTCGCCCGAGGTGGCGGGCAGAACACCGGGAGCCTGTGAGGCGGAGAGTGCCGCCACGGCGGCCGCGGCCACCGTGGCCGTGGTCGCTCCCCTGCGCAGTCGGCGGCCGAATTGCGCTGCCATATGTCCGTGCCCTCCCCGTCGGCGACTGTTCGCGCTCCCCAGCGCGGACTCACGTGACCCTACGGCAACTCGGGGCGCCGGGACACCGGTTCTTGACCGGTTTTCACCAGTTCGCCACGTCCCGGATGCCCGGCTTCCGTGCTTCGAACATCGCGCATACTGGGCGTCATTGATGAATTCCGGTTACAGGGAGCACGTCCATGCCGTTCACGCTGAGTCATGCCGCGGCAGTGCTGCCCGGCCTCCGGAGGGACGGTTCCGCGCGCGGTCCGCTGCTCGCCTCCGCACTCGTGATGGGCTCCTTCGCGCCCGATATGACGTACTTCGCGGCCAGCGTGATTCCCGGTGCCATGGAGTTCGGAGATGTCACCCACGCCGTTCCGGGCCTTCTCACCGTCGATGTGGCGATCACGGCGGCGCTGGTGGCGGTGTGGCTGGTGGTACGCGAGCCACTGGTCGCCCTGTTGCCGCGCCGCCGGCAGGGCCGCGTCCTCGGGGCCGTACGGGGGCAGGCGCCGGAAGGAACCCTGGGCCGGTGGCTCGCCCTTCGCTTCTACGTCTCGGCGGTCCTCGGCGCGAGTACCCATATCGTGTGGGATGCCTTCACCCATCACGACCGGTGGGGCACCAGGATGCTGCCGGTGCTCAGTGAGACCGCGGCGGGTCTGCCGGTGTACTCGTATGCGCAGTACGGCAGTTCGGCACTCGCCCTCGCGGCTCTGGTGTGGTTCGTGGTCTCCGCGCTGCGGCGGCATCCGGCGGTCGCGGCGCCCGTGTCCGTACCGGTGCTCGACCGGCGCGGGCGCTGGCTCGCCGGGGCCCTGCTGGGGGCGTGCATGCTGATCGGCGTGGCCCATCGGTGTGCGCGCTGGTACGCGTACACCGGGCGGGTGGACTCGCCCCTCGACATCATCCCGACCGCGTGCTTCGGTGCGGGAGCGGGGCTCGCGGCCGGACTGGTGCTGTACGGGGCGGGGATGCGACTGCGGGGACGTACTCGCACTACTCGTACGCCCCCGCAGCAACCGCTCGAACGCCCCCGTGAGACGTCCCGCTGACCTGTGACGGCAACCCGCGTCCGGTGACCCGCGGTCGGCTGTTCCGCGACAGGTGACCTGCGTTCGGTGACCTGCGCGAGTCAGCCGCGCCAGTGAGCCGCCTCGGTGAGCTGAATCGGTGAGCTGAATCAGTGAGCCGCGGACTCCCAGTCCGCCCCCACGCCCACCGAGACGTCCAGCGGCGCGCGCAGGGACACGGCCGACGACATCTCGCGGCGGACCAGCTCCTCCACCTGCTTGCGCTCTCCCGGGGACAGCTCCAGAACGATTTCGTCGTGCACCTGGAGGAGCAGCCGGGAGGACAGCTTCGCTTCCCGCAGCGCCCGCTCGACGTTCAGCATGGCGACCTTGACGATGTCCGCCGCGGTGCCCTGGATGGGGGCGTTGAGCGCCATCCGCTCGGCCGCCTCGCGGCGCTGACGGTTGTCGCTGTTCAGGTCGGGCAGATAGCGGCGGCGACCCAGCATCGTCTGGGTGTAGCCGGTGGCCCGCGCCTCCACGACGACGCGCTGCAGATAGTCGCGTACGCCGCCGAACCGCTCGAAGTAGGTGTCCATCAGGCCGCGCGCCTCGGCGGGCTCGATGTTCAGCTGCTGGGAGAGGCCGAACGCCGAGAGGCCGTAGGCCAGTCCGTACGACATCGCCTTGATCTTGCGGCGCATCTCGGCGTCGACGGCGGACTTGTCCACGCTGAACACCTGGGAGGCGACGGTGGTGTGCAGATCCTCGCCTGAGGCGAACGCCTCCAGCAGGCCCTCGTCCTCCGACAGATGGGCCATCACGCGCAGTTCGATCTGACTGTAGTCGGCGGTCATCAGTGACTCGAAGCCCTCGCCGACGACGAAGCCACGGCGGATCGCCCGGCCCTCGTCGGTGCGCACCGGTACGTTCTGCAGGTTCGGGTCGGTGGAGGAGAGCCGGCCGGTCGCCGCCACGATCTGGCTGAAGCTGGTGTGGATACGGCCGTCCGACGCGATCGTCTTGACCAGGCCCTCGACGGTGACCCGCAGCTTCGCCTGCTCACGGTGGCGCAGCATGAGGACCGGCAGTTCGTGCTCGGTCTGCGCGGCCAGCCAGGCCAGCGCGTCCGCGTCGGTGGTGTAACCGGTCTTGGTCTTCTTCGTCTTGGGGAGGTTCAGCTCGCCGAAGAGGACTTCCTGGAGCTGCTTGGGCGAGCCGAGGTTGAACTCGTGGCCGACCGAGGCGTGCGCCTCCTTCACGGCCTGCTGAACGGCGCCCGCGAACTGCTGCTCCATGGCCTCCAGATGGGGGCGGTCGGCTGCGATGCC
This region includes:
- the rpsA gene encoding 30S ribosomal protein S1; its protein translation is MTSSTETTATTPQVAVNDIGNEEAFLAAIDETIKYFNDGDIVDGVIVKVDRDEVLLDIGYKTEGVIPSRELSIKHDVDPNEVVKVGDEIEALVLQKEDKEGRLILSKKRAQYERAWGTIEKIKEEDGIVTGTVIEVVKGGLILDIGLRGFLPASLVEMRRVRDLQPYVGKELEAKIIELDKNRNNVVLSRRAWLEQTQSEVRQTFLTTLQKGQVRSGVVSSIVNFGAFVDLGGVDGLVHVSELSWKHIDHPSEVVEVGQEVTVEVLDVDMDRERVSLSLKATQEDPWQQFARTHQIGQVVPGKVTKLVPFGAFVRVDEGIEGLVHISELAERHVEIPEQVVQVNDEIFVKVIDIDLERRRISLSLKQANESFGADPASVEFDPTLYGMAASYDDQGNYIYPEGFDPETNDWLEGFETQREAWEGQYAEAQQRFEQHQAQVIKSREADEAAAAEGVAAPAAGGSTGAGVSGGSYSSESDDNSGALASDEALAALREKLAGGQS
- a CDS encoding class I SAM-dependent methyltransferase; protein product: MSQDFEPEATRRDAGDPESSRASRGWWDRNADEYQTDHGQFLGDDRFVWGPEGLDEAEAGLLGPAGSLKGLDVLEIGAGAAQCARWLAAQGARPVALDLSHRQLQHALRIGDGAGRVPLVEADAGALPFLDGSFDLACSAYGAVPFVADPVKVFREVRRVLRPGGRWVFSVTHPIRWAFPDEPGPEGLSVAASYFDRTPYVEQDERGQAVYVEHHRTLGDRVRDVVAGGFRLVDLVEPEWPAWNSQEWGGWSPLRGGLIPGTAIFVCERD
- the hrpB gene encoding ATP-dependent helicase HrpB, giving the protein MIREDVLGSLPVHTAVPALTRALDTHGCAVLCAPPGTGKTTLVPLVLAGLVGGGPARRVVVAEPRRIAARAAARRMAWLLGEKAGGRVGFTVRGERVVGRGTVVEVVTTGVLLQRLQRDQELSGVDVVILDECHERHLDADTVAAFLLDVRAALRPELRLVAASATTDAQGWARLLGDAPVVEAAGVAHPVEVVWAPPARPVRPPHGMRVDPALLTHVASVVRRALAERAGDVLCFLPGVGEIGRVAGQLGDVGTEVLQVHGRAPAAVQDAVLAGSSGVRRVVLATSVAESSLTVPGVRVVVDAGLAREPRTDHARGLSALTTVRASQAAARQRAGRAGREAPGAVYRCWAEAEDSRLPRFPSPEIKVADLAAFALQAACWGDPAASGLALLDAPPAGALAAARSVLTAIGAVDATGRATERGVRMSRLGLHPRLARALLDGAREVGARRAAEVVALLSEEPPREYGDDLAAAWRTARRGGDGYAARWRTEAGRLESQLSAAPRPPSRSQLSAAPRPASRHRDSAPAPAPRTPARPEFPRASGQERAGDDTVAGLVTALAFPERVARARGEGAFLMASGTGAELTGGSGLRSAQWLAVAVADRPAQAASARVRLAAVVDEETARAAAAHLLVAGEEVHWEDGDVVARRVERLGAVELSVRVLKDPDAALVRDALLEGLRREGLGLLRWTREAEGLRERLAFLHRAVGAPWPDVSDAALLDRTEQWLEPELSRARRRSDLGRIQAGQALQRLLPWATGDAARLDQLAPERIEVPSGSRVRVEYGGEQPVLAVKLQELFGLRETPTVSGVPVLVHLLSPAGRPAAVTADLASFWKDGYRSVRAELRGRYPRHPWPEDPSTAEPTRRTNTRR
- a CDS encoding DUF3068 domain-containing protein, which produces MRRRASLVLLALAVFFTALSPLLRWYAFPRLAKIPPGQYQEMVLEAKPATLLDYGTLQAKEVEKVTIVQTLKGNVEESEKIERSAGRDVVVWDSLSYVQGPDGKMVSQIPERYIFDAHSQAPVHATGEMVDGDPVRREGIEFKWPFLTEKRAYEYFDAQARTSAPIHYKGTQNFRGLEVYYFEQTIPWTKVPYPKKMPIPGVDATTLEKQTGTTRWYTTKRMFWVDPVTGAPVNGEEIHKEELRGGTLLGGRDKVTAFAGHVKMRPDYVDSTVELVTSQRQLVLLMTSYLPWGFLALGGGLLALALVLEARGRRPRAPAAEREAETVSA
- a CDS encoding SPW_0924 family protein, which encodes MRALVAAAIGLATALALVLTITAIGAPPGETSPEPLLTTVPGPKK
- a CDS encoding IS110 family transposase, producing the protein MSRIWVGIDSGKGHHHGLAMDADSKTLLSRRVANDEPELLKLIGDVLDLADGRQVTWAIDMTGGEPALLLALLVSHGQEVLYIPGRLVNRASDGYRGEGKTDARDAYVIADQARMRRDLRPIRPGDEAAIELKLLTGRRADLVEDRTRVVNRLRGTLMSMFPALERALDVTNAGPLKLLTGYQTPAAIRRTGTSRLTKWLANRKVRNARALAEAAVGAAERQHTSIPGEKTIARLVHTLAEEVMTLNEQISEMDKLIEGRFREHELADIVQSVPGIGTVLGAEFLAAIGGSLDEFDSPDALAAFAGVAPAPRDSGKVSGNLHRPMAYHRRLQRVFYTSALVSIRCDPNSRKFYDRKRAEGKKHVQAVLALARRRVNVLWALIRDRRCYQVAPPVTPAA
- a CDS encoding lytic transglycosylase domain-containing protein, yielding MAAQFGRRLRRGATTATVAAAAVAALSASQAPGVLPATSGDSREAADATPPPGTPVTGNSPYYTDLPPLHTPDKPGASIDLPATGTTEAGIPATVLAAYKQAQQSIAGTDPGCHVPWQLLAAIGKVESGQARGGRVDANGTTLSPILGPVLNGVGFANISDTDKGAYDGDSTHDRAVGPMQFIPSTWARWGQDANEDGRKDPNNIHDAALAAGLYLCADGRDLAVKGDLDRAILGYNHSQEYLRTVLSWFDYYKRGTHEVPDGSGVLPVGNGPDSSRPTPTPTPIPTPTPKPKPKPEPTPGGSGSPGSKPTPGPSEPGDGPGGTPPPTKPTPVPTPAPSPVTRIEDAGTGELAAMAGRPFTERATVRVKNAAGKSVPKQLVRFEIVGDTDARFTGGKTSVILATGADGTVEAPALQAGEKTGRFTVRATVTSRKLLPVDFAATVTARAADAVARTGDKALTAAPGAEFADDVEVKATYKDAVAPGVAVTATMITSPEKPDTNDKGPYFKDAEGKPVRTLTGLKTDADGVLKLPKIFADDAEGTFLLRLTTEGGATVTIELKVAAPAS